The following is a genomic window from Nitrosomonas communis.
TATTGGTACTGCTGGGGTTGTTGCTGATTGGTGCCATTCTGAGTTATGGTGAGCGCCGCATTCTTGCGCTGCTGCAAGATCGCCTTGGCCCCAACCGCGCTGGCCCCTTCGGTTTGTTGCAGCCTGTGGCTGATATTCTGAAGCTGATAAGCAAGGAAGATTTCATCCCGCCCTTTGCCGATCGTATAGTTTATACCGTTGCCCCGATTATCGTCCCAATGACAGTGTTGATTAGCTTTGCCGTGGTACCAGTCAGTGAAGATGAGTGGCTGGCCGATCTCAACATTGCACTGCTTTACGTACTGGCTCTCTCTTCGCTGCGAGTTTACGGCGTTATGCTCGGCGGCTGGGCTTCTAACAGCAAATATTCGCTGCTTGGCGGTCTACGCTCCGCCGCGCAGATGATCAGTTACGAATTACCGATGGGACTCGCATTGGTGGGGGTAGTGATGTTAAGCGGTTCTTTCAGCCTCAGGGAAATTGTTGCTGCCCAGGAGTTGCCTTTTATCGTGCTTCAACCGCTGGGATTTATCATTTTTCTGGTGTGTGGCATCGCTGAAACCAACCGCCTGCCCTTTGATCTTCCAGAGGCGGAGAACGAGCTCGCTGCTGGTTATAACACCGAATACGGCGGGATCAGATTCGCCTTCTTTTATCTGGGTGAATACTTAGGGGTACTGCTCATCGCAGCACTCGTGACAGTACTGTTTCTGGGTGGCTGGCATGGACCCTGGCTACCTGGGGTAGTGTGGTTTGCCCTTAAGACACTGACACTGATATTGCTATTCTTTTGGTTGCGCACCAGCCTGCCCCGGCTGCGCTATGATCAATTGATGGATCTCGGCTGGAAGTTGATGCTGCCTGCCGCGTTGCTTAATCTGCTAGTTACGGCTGTGCTAGGGTTATTCTGGATGAGAGGCTAACTAAGGTGGATAGATAGACAAATGAATAAACAGACTCCAGCTCTACTTATCAGGCTATGGCATTCGCTGTGGACGACCTTGCGTCATGCCTGGGCAAAGCGTGAGACTGTGTCATACCCGGAGATTAAGCGCCCTTTGCCCGGACGCTGGCGTGGCCGCATCGTGCTTACCCGCGACCCTGATGGCGAAGAACGTTGTGTAGCCTGTTATTTATGCTCGGCGGTATGCCCAGTGGACTGCA
Proteins encoded in this region:
- the nuoH gene encoding NADH-quinone oxidoreductase subunit NuoH, giving the protein MSFTLWLLTFASMVLVLLGLLLIGAILSYGERRILALLQDRLGPNRAGPFGLLQPVADILKLISKEDFIPPFADRIVYTVAPIIVPMTVLISFAVVPVSEDEWLADLNIALLYVLALSSLRVYGVMLGGWASNSKYSLLGGLRSAAQMISYELPMGLALVGVVMLSGSFSLREIVAAQELPFIVLQPLGFIIFLVCGIAETNRLPFDLPEAENELAAGYNTEYGGIRFAFFYLGEYLGVLLIAALVTVLFLGGWHGPWLPGVVWFALKTLTLILLFFWLRTSLPRLRYDQLMDLGWKLMLPAALLNLLVTAVLGLFWMRG